A window from Dysidea avara chromosome 2, odDysAvar1.4, whole genome shotgun sequence encodes these proteins:
- the LOC136246343 gene encoding integrase/recombinase xerD homolog: protein MEVAAWSSAGGTKGGHGLEYCRVRQWQLQMGVARLTINGDHSQEMMLHWSHTGNAWSDSVRSPEVFSQGLWLEISELQDPMLRALAAKLPGTVLHSRADSTVKKYWSAFRRWKSWALQHKLPVLPAKEAHVALYLQWIGETVKSKSAAEEACNARAWLHSTAGLVSPVASPLFKATLQGLQRMLAKPVCKKAPATVEMLERMVVDARLSGTLADLRLSTACLIAFAGFLRFNELIQIKAEDISIRDDSMVLKIPKSKTDRLRKGDEVIIARSGKATCPVASLQGYL from the exons ATGGAGGTCGCAGCCTGGAGTTCTGCTGGTGGGACCAAGGGAGGTCACGGCCTGGAGTACTGTCGGGTACGGCAGTGGCAATTGCAGATGGGAGTGGCAAGGCTCACGATCAATGGAGATCACAGCCAGGAGATGATGTTGCATTGGTCACATACCGGGAATGCCTGGAGTGATTCAGTCAGGAGCCCTG AAGTGTTTTCTCAAGGACTCTGGTTGGAGATAAGTGAGCTGCAGGATCCCATGCTGCGAGCACTGGCAGCAAAATTACCAGGCACAGTACTCCACAGTCGGGCAGACTCTACAGTGAAGAAATATTGGTCAGCATTTAGGAGGTGGAAATCTTGGGCTCTGCAGCATAAGTTGCCAGTGCTTCCAGCCAAGGAAGCTCATGTGGCCTTATACCTCCAGTGGATAGGTGAAACAGTAAAATCCAAGTCAGCAGCGGAGGAGGCCTGCAATGCTCGGGCTTGGTTACACTCAACAGCAGGGTTGGTCTCTCCAGTGGCTTCACCTCTGTTTAAAGCCACACTTCAAGGGTTACAGAGGATGCTGGCTAAACCAGTGTGCAAGAAGGCTCCAGCCACAGTTGAGATGCTTGAGCGGATGGTGGTTGATGCGAGGCTGAGTGGTACTTTAGCAGATTTACGGTTGTCTACTGCATGCCTTATTGCATTTGCTGGTTTCCTCAGGTTTAACGAGCTGATTCAGATCAAGGCGGAGGATATATCAATTAGAGATGACTCAATGGTGCTTAAGATCCCCAAAAGTAAAACTGATCGACTCAGAAAAGGAGACGAGGTAATCATTGCCAGAAGTGGTAAGGCAACTTGCCCGGTTGCCAGTTTGCAGGGATACCTCTGA